A portion of the Simkania negevensis Z genome contains these proteins:
- the gatA gene encoding Asp-tRNA(Asn)/Glu-tRNA(Gln) amidotransferase subunit GatA, whose protein sequence is MYRKTAHALREGFLKGEYTASQIASYFLQRIQLLDQDLNAFLNIISDRVMQKAEELDIKKGKGEPIGKLAGVPIALKDNIHIRGESTTCASRFLSNYTAPFDATVTKLIEAEDGLILGKTNLDEFAMGSSTEKSAYQVTRNPWNLSCSPGGSSGGSAAAVGGRLCPLALGSDTGGSIRQPASFTGTVGYKPTYGRVSRFGLVAFGSSLDQIGPFANSVEDIAMIMEVIGRPCEYDSTSIDANPENYLDHLSTSLQGKKVGVPWKFLEDFSGPSADHFAKGLQTFKDLGVEIVEVELQKLKYSIPIYYILSTAEASTNLARFDGVRYGKRSEKADSIDAIYDLSRAEGFGDEVKQRILLGTFVLSSGYQDAYYRKAQRVRTLLIREFEQAYKKCDIVALPTTPTPAFEIDSIPDPLQMYLQDLYTICANLAGLPAMSIPVGLDSNKMPHSIQLLGPQLADGRVMHFAYQLEKALALSSFIPPLFDKEVQL, encoded by the coding sequence ATGTACCGAAAAACTGCGCATGCTTTAAGAGAAGGTTTTTTAAAAGGAGAATACACAGCTTCTCAAATCGCCTCTTACTTTCTTCAGCGTATTCAGCTTCTAGACCAAGACCTTAACGCTTTTTTGAATATCATTTCTGACCGCGTCATGCAAAAAGCCGAAGAGCTCGATATCAAAAAAGGAAAAGGAGAACCTATAGGGAAGCTCGCAGGAGTTCCCATTGCGCTAAAAGATAATATTCATATTCGAGGCGAATCCACAACTTGTGCCTCACGTTTTTTATCCAATTATACCGCTCCATTTGATGCAACCGTCACAAAACTTATTGAAGCAGAAGATGGCCTCATTTTAGGGAAAACAAACCTCGATGAATTCGCAATGGGGTCCTCGACAGAAAAATCGGCTTATCAAGTGACTCGCAATCCTTGGAATCTCTCTTGCTCTCCTGGAGGATCTTCTGGTGGTTCTGCAGCAGCAGTTGGTGGCCGCTTATGTCCTCTTGCGCTTGGAAGTGATACAGGTGGATCGATCCGTCAACCTGCATCCTTTACTGGAACTGTTGGTTATAAACCAACTTATGGTCGTGTTTCTCGGTTTGGACTAGTCGCATTTGGCTCTTCTCTCGACCAAATAGGACCATTCGCCAACTCGGTTGAAGACATTGCTATGATTATGGAAGTGATAGGGCGTCCCTGCGAATACGATTCGACAAGCATCGATGCCAACCCAGAAAACTACCTCGATCACCTCTCAACTTCATTGCAAGGAAAGAAAGTCGGAGTTCCATGGAAATTTCTCGAAGATTTCAGTGGGCCAAGTGCAGATCACTTTGCAAAAGGATTACAAACATTTAAAGATCTCGGTGTCGAAATCGTAGAAGTCGAATTGCAAAAGCTTAAATACTCAATTCCTATCTACTACATTCTCTCAACAGCTGAAGCTTCTACTAACCTCGCCCGCTTTGATGGTGTTCGCTACGGAAAACGCTCAGAAAAAGCCGACTCAATCGATGCCATCTATGACCTGTCAAGAGCTGAAGGGTTTGGGGATGAAGTGAAACAACGGATCTTACTAGGAACATTTGTTCTCTCTTCTGGTTACCAAGATGCCTATTATCGAAAAGCTCAACGGGTACGTACACTGCTGATTCGTGAATTTGAACAAGCCTACAAAAAGTGTGACATCGTAGCACTCCCCACAACCCCTACCCCTGCGTTTGAAATCGATAGCATTCCTGATCCACTGCAGATGTACTTACAAGACCTCTACACCATTTGCGCCAACTTAGCAGGTCTTCCCGCAATGAGTATCCCCGTTGGATTGGACTCAAACAAAATGCCTCATAGCATTCAACTACTTGGTCCACAACTTGCCGATGGAAGAGTGATGCACTTTGCCTATCAACTTGAAAAAGCCCTGGCTCTATCGAGCTTTATCCCCCCTCTATTTGACAAGGAGGTTCAATTATGA
- the gatC gene encoding Asp-tRNA(Asn)/Glu-tRNA(Gln) amidotransferase subunit GatC, which translates to MSHIDKESLKALAKLCRIECDEKALEKLLKNLKSILNYMDLLKEVDTEDVPECNHVLEAIQNVMREDKTEETLNRQTFLANSPSHVGGMIRVPPVIKF; encoded by the coding sequence ATGTCTCATATTGATAAAGAAAGCCTAAAAGCCTTAGCAAAGCTTTGCCGCATTGAGTGCGATGAAAAGGCGCTTGAAAAGCTCCTAAAAAATTTAAAATCCATTTTAAACTATATGGACCTTCTCAAAGAAGTTGACACTGAAGATGTTCCCGAATGCAACCACGTCTTAGAAGCCATTCAAAATGTGATGAGAGAAGATAAAACTGAGGAAACTCTTAACAGACAGACTTTCCTAGCGAACAGCCCATCCCATGTTGGCGGGATGATTCGTGTCCCTCCCGTGATAAAATTTTAA
- a CDS encoding DUF378 domain-containing protein: protein MKVIXLIALILVLIGALNWGLWGFFQFDFVAWLFGGDSTWLARLVYALVGLSGLWGLTCLGKCKYLVGSCC, encoded by the coding sequence ATGAAAGTCATTASATTGATAGCTCTTATTCTTGTCCTAATTGGTGCCCTTAACTGGGGCCTTTGGGGGTTTTTTCAATTCGATTTTGTTGCATGGTTATTTGGAGGTGATTCGACTTGGCTCGCTCGCCTAGTCTATGCTCTGGTAGGCCTTTCTGGCCTCTGGGGGCTAACCTGCTTAGGAAAATGCAAGTATCTTGTTGGAAGCTGTTGCTAG